The genomic window TGAACAGTTTTCTGAAACCATATTAATGTAGATGCTTATTGCACGATCCAGAAGTCCAGATTTACATAAACCATTGAGCATAATATTGTAGGTAACAACTGTGGGTGGACCAGTAGTCTCACTCATAATCCTCAGAATCTCATCAACTTCATCCCAGTACCCATGGTTACTAAGAGAATGAAGAAGAGTATTGTATGTCACATAGTTTGGCTCCATCCCGTGGGTTAGAAGATTATTCAAAATGAAAACTGTATCCTCATACTTCCCTTGTTTAGAAGTAAGATTTGTGAGACAATTGTATGTAATGATATCTGGATAGCATCCTTCCATTGCTATATCTTCAAGTACTTCGAGTGCACGAGCAGTGCCACAGTATCTGCACACCAGATCAATAAGCACTGTGTAGGTAACCAGATAAGGAGGGCACCCTTTCCTCAATTGTTCCTTCCAGAAGCTAATCGCCTGATTGGCATCTTTGCCATTATCAAATATGCAGCGAATTATTGTATTGTATGTAATTGCATCTGGGGAGCAGCCACTCATGCTCATATCTTCAACCATAGCAATTGCAGATCTCAGACGACCTATTTTACACAGGCCACCAATTACCATGTTGAATGTAATTGTGTCAGGAACACCACCAGACATGACCATTATGGTCATGATTCTACAAGCTTTTCCGACTAGACCGATTCTGATAAAGCCACGAATCAAATTTGTACAACATGGGAAATGAGGTATTTGGCCTTTACGTGACATAATATCAATCAACTTTGCTGCAAGCGTTAACTTTCCGCGGCTGCAAAGATTGTGGAGTATCATATTATTGGTTTTTTGATTATTGCCAACAAATGGTCCATCTGGGGACGAAGATGGGGAGTCTATAGACTTGTTTAAATCCACTAGTCCTGTGAATTCACTATTGCTGCCTTCACCGACAGAATAACCTTCAAAGGCCCAATCTTCATGGTCAACTTCATTGACTCGATCAAGCAAAACACTTCCCCGTCGTTGAAAGCTTCTACACGGCAATCCTTTTCGAAGTGAACAATTTTTTGTTGCAACAAAGTACTTGAAATAACAAATTCTGCGTATGGATGGAGATTTCTTCGGcgaacaacaatcaaaagaaaaggTGGAACCTGAATTACAGCTATCTTGTCTGATGCACCCACGCACACCAAGCATAAATTGGGAGGTAAAAATATTGTTTCGCAGAGTAATTACATATCCCATGTTGGTTCAGCTAACTTCAATGTACTCACAGATCTCTGTAGCTTCTAGCTCAATCAAGGCCAATAAGCACACAGTAACATCAGGTGCTGAGAAAAACAATTGTGGTCGACCCACATTGATCTTTTACTCTTCTCCACCTGatttttaagaaagaaaaaagggggAAATGTTAGGATTTGACCCCAAGAAGGCAAGAACTTTGTTAACAATATATAAACTCGAAAAGTTGTAGACAACCTATGAAGTACCAACACAGTCAAATTATGAACTACCTACACAGACACAttcatatatatttaaaattgtaACAACTTTACACAGTATAAAAAAAACACTTATCTTAGCATTTCACTGCCATTAATtatgaaaatttatattttatctcATTGTTATCATCGATCCTTATAACAATTATTTCTATTCAATATAAAGTAGTAATAACAACAGTGCTTTGTTGATAAATTCTTCATATGCAACCAAATATTCCAGGTTACTATATTAGCAGAAAATACCTCAAGATTAAAAAATTGTGACTAAATTGTTTCAtggaaagaaaaaacaaaaagcgcATGCATAAATGGAGAAAAAATGATAAGAAGCGACACAAATATAGTAGGAATTATGAGAGGAAAGTGTTACCACTATGAGATTTTGATGTCAAACAGAGAGAGCAAGAAGAGCGCTAGGTTAGGGTTGGAAAATGGAAATGAATACACACAAAACTAGGGCTGCACTTTTGCTTTCTGATGCTTGCAGTTGCGGTGTGCAGAGTGCAGACATGATTTTAGAGAGGTTTaacgttttttattttttttctaaagatatattttttattgcatAAAAGAACTTTATATTTGGAGTACATTATGTTCTCCCGGAGTACATTATGTCAAGACAAAGGAATTTTCCAATCAAgatgttaaataaaaattatctaatgggtgaagaagagaaagaaaacaattaagaaagaaagaagttccAAAGTGCTAGTTACTACTGTTCATAGAGAAGGTGGTATGAGAAAATGATGTCGCCGATATTCCTCCTCCAACAATATCGCCTGAAACAGAATTTTTACAGGTTCCTGGCGTTGGTCCTCGAAGACTAAAGCGTTCCGCGCCAACCAAATCTGCCATAGAAGGTAAGCCACCTGAGCACTTTTAATTCtgaaattgggtttggatttATCAGCTTCCATGAATTGACTCCACCAATTCCAAGCTTTTAGGTTAGGGTCGCCAGGAATAGTGCTAGCTACTGGGGAACTGTTACAAATTTGAAGAACTCCTGGGCAGAAGACAATGGCATGCATCGGTGTCTCCGGCGCCGATTGACAGCGGGGACAAAGGCTGCTAACATGTGGTAATTTCTCGTTCAATTTTGCTTTAACTGCAATGCCTTCATGGGCTAATCTCCAAGCAAATAATTTGACCTTTGGTGTTACTCTCATTTTTCATAAGGTCTTCCACATTTCTGAGTCTGCATATCGGGGATGGAGTGAATTCAAGTATGCTATACTATACCCAGATTTTACCGAGTACTCTCCTGAGTTGTTATTGCACCATATAATCGAGTCTTCCTCTTCTGTGATAGgaatttgttgaatttgctgAACTGTGTCTAGTGGGAAGGCTTCCATAAGGAGTTGTTGATTCCATTCTCCTGATTAGCTGTCTAACCTAGGTAAGCGATTTATCTATGCATTCATTAACTACAATGCGAAATGGTGGTTGGTCCCCAAACCATGGGTCTTCACTGATTCTGACAGATCCCTGAATTGAAACTTTGCACTTAACTCCTTTCTCCAAAATTTTCCTTCCTTCCAAAAGACTCTACCAAGCCCAGGATGGTCGATTTCCTGGTTTGGCTTCTAGATAGGATCTGTATCTGAAGTACTTATTCTTGAAGATTTTATAGAAAAGAGAATGTGGTTTAGTCATCAGCCTCCATCCTTGTTTAGCTAACATGGCTAGATTGAATGCCTTTAGGTCCTTAAACTCCATACCCCCGAAATTCTTTTCTCTGGTCATAGTGTCCCAACTGATCCATTGCATCTTCTTTTCATTCTGTTTCTGTCCCCACCAAAATTGCATCATCATTCGGTGCAGTTCATCCAAGAGGGTATCTGGGAGTTTGAAACAGCCCAGAGTATAAATTGGTATAGCTGAACCCACTGCTTTGATCAACACTTCCCTTCCACTAGCAGATAGAAATGATTTCTTCCAATGCGAGAGCTTCTTCGCCACCTTCTCTTTTCTAAAAGCAAATGTTTCTTTTTTGGATCTGTGTACTATAGAGGGTAGCCCCAAATATTTATCCTGCGTCCCAATATTTGGGACTTCCAAAGATGCCACTAGTTCAGTTCTGATAGGTAAAGGGGTGTTTTTGCTGAAAAACACAGCAGACTTGGAGAAATTAATTTGTTGTCCACTTAGTCTGCCATATAGTTGGAGAATTTGGGATAGATTAGAGCAGTTGTATTGGGTAGCTTTACAAAATAAGAGTGAATCATCGGCAAATAGCAGATGATGAATAGTCGGACATCTACTGTTCAATCGCAATCCTTGAAAGAGGTTATTCTGTTCTCCTTTGTGGAGCAGATAGGATAGACCCTCTGCGCAGAAAAGAAATAGATATGGTGAGAGGGGGTCTCCTTGTCTGAGACCCCTACTTGGTTTGAAAAAATCAGTTGGTGTACCATCCACAATAACAGAATAGGATATAGTAAAGACGCAAGCCTTCATC from Arachis ipaensis cultivar K30076 chromosome B09, Araip1.1, whole genome shotgun sequence includes these protein-coding regions:
- the LOC107618325 gene encoding pentatricopeptide repeat-containing protein At1g08610, with the protein product MGYVITLRNNIFTSQFMLGVRGCIRQDSCNSGSTFSFDCCSPKKSPSIRRICYFKYFVATKNCSLRKGLPCRSFQRRGSVLLDRVNEVDHEDWAFEGYSVGEGSNSEFTGLVDLNKSIDSPSSSPDGPFVGNNQKTNNMILHNLCSRGKLTLAAKLIDIMSRKGQIPHFPCCTNLIRGFIRIGLVGKACRIMTIMVMSGGVPDTITFNMVIGGLCKIGRLRSAIAMVEDMSMSGCSPDAITYNTIIRCIFDNGKDANQAISFWKEQLRKGCPPYLVTYTVLIDLVCRYCGTARALEVLEDIAMEGCYPDIITYNCLTNLTSKQGKYEDTVFILNNLLTHGMEPNYVTYNTLLHSLSNHGYWDEVDEILRIMSETTGPPTVVTYNIMLNGLCKSGLLDRAISIYINMVSENCSPDIITYNTLLRAVCKEGFIDEGIELLHLLAGTTSPGLVSYNIVIDGVTKMGYMDSAKELYGEMTKKGITPDEITHSCMTWGFCRLQQLEEAVQILKLMTKKEQKIKDGAYRYVILGLCKQRKVDVAIQALDLMVRNHYQPDARIYYTLIKALADEGMVEEANDLHQQLVRWNLLKKETMFS